From the genome of Anopheles merus strain MAF chromosome X, AmerM5.1, whole genome shotgun sequence, one region includes:
- the LOC121598408 gene encoding teneurin-a isoform X3 produces MTMKSMKYNDCDTIMDGYNPAPPPLPRRVPPARNIYAEPFATESTTNRFRIDKSCQHRCSWKCFSIALILVTIILSATLTYFAATSSMKSNLDSANCILVQDVKTGTAVDQTGTPIDSSNYGLLSGPSTLNPTEESPITSTLDHNSFSTLGGGLGGSAGAPGGGGNAALSTYSRRPGQDLAHQVQQQQQQHQQHQQQTTQLYSTPHQQKWPAIVELREFNEVHASTIAPFQFWNVEFRNKHPAFIQFNFTLPWGANFAIYGRRNVGPTVTQYDFVEFIKGGRVDHKLRRKRSIGGGGFFQNDLLGAHFDGSVPEENSSAFETIRHNQYAFADLPLDEVEKHIISKRSADGGAAGPGGPSSSLQKIDLEAMTVNVTILQYLDIGRWYLSVYNDELLPHTVSLVVGEAEGVHTACPSDCSGRGSCYLGKCDCIDGYQGNDCSISVCPVLCSAHGHYGGGVCHCEEGWKGSECDIPVSECEMPTCSNHGRCIEGDCHCERGWKGLFCEQQDCIDHSCSGHGTCVSGQCFCKAGWQGDDCSIVDQQVYQCLPGCSDHGTYDLDTGSCICDRHWTGIDCSQAVCSLDCGPNGICENGRCRCDDGWTGSLCDQLMCDPRCAEHGQCKNGTCVCSQGWNGRHCTLPGCVNGCSRHGQCTMEDGEYKCICVEGWAGNDCSIALEMSCKDNIDNDNDGMTDCSDSECCVHSICAEHIMCLASNDPVEVLLRKQPPSVTASFYQRVKFLIEENSVQSYAHMDEYSESEFWNSFTPCRVSVMRGQVVTPQGLGIIGIRVSVDRDSRFGFTLTRQGGWFDVLVNGGGAVTLQFQRSPFRPLTRTVFVPWNQIVVLPPVQMQINDNDEHDDISFISVPSNLAYSFLSTSHYRFLEDNPSPIAICLEHDHELLSPHLTSTWMPNGIGSVPGKNFIFAETQVVQESLKIPGSEIHLLYKSSQASGYRSIVRMQLTHDRIPDTLTHVHVGVQIEGSLHVKTYEADPNLRHIFAWNKRNVFKQKVYGIAIARISIGYEHATCRGIVWETRTVKLQGFDVDISDIGGWGLDIHHHYNFHEGILQKGDGATIHLKEFPRIVRGVLGDGQQRTLMCRDHCNGLSKSGQLLTPVALASGPDGSLFVGDFNLIRRITTNGSIFTILQLDTTRVSYQYYLSVSPADGQLYISDSEKHKILKIVSLENVEDPSSNYDVIVGSGQRCIPGDEQNCGDGGPAIEARLSHPKGLAIAADRTMYIADGTNIRAVDPKGTIHTLIGHHGHQNRWSPVPCRGAARAMQVQLQWPTALALNPLDGSLYFVDDRLVLKLTSDMKVKVIAGIPLHCNEDHLAGMNRTAPAEEPLGTVLAMAFGPNGDLYVADTNSKRINTIKVIESSTGFMKQFAGKIDHGSQECDCQGKTLNYSRRKPANGTNGGQSPSSTDRGAVGPDGSGGPFCVCQHANDTASGRKEYPDTASAFGAASNGGAAGETILSSNIRFQSISAIAVAQDGVINVADQGSLRIFALEHYLPQHDSNGEFQIPYTPLNELYVFNRYGQHIATRDLSTGKSRYSFLYSKNTSFGKLSTVTDSSGNKIQFLRDYSNVVSSIENGQDYKTELKISPSGLLTKVSARSGGGRKVEVLLDYESNSGLLISRTEGQESFIYQYDDFGRCVKVIAPSGEIVHVHTLFDDRSTKPKQEDLLVSVQSSIRSAFGARGASKPTEYSITGGIQTVSIARGGKETVGRIGSINQTVSLSLPAGIRLEASAVATHPWLERFLPTEAEMLPMWSHQSLHVGDRAANDLYSSYALSAMGCNGGGTEQQQQQQHHGRGAAAAAAASASGGPKGEKMLCRDIFVNDGKKLRIEYDPIAQREILRDRDNEVILVVSYDQSGLPTMFSPGAGDVYYPLNITYDRFNRIEGWQWGPSELKYNYDRQGRLAEVSSLQDGIVSYSYNEGNLLEMISLGSQRKYKLVYDRNGGLREIVLPSGTKHTFSLQPSIGFLRFTYNPPGSSRSYLQHYSHSGVLLQTVFPGDGARIVYRYDDEDRISEIVHGDGRDEFLYQSGAPACELPMAIIHTERDLEFRWDFDCVGELLLEERIDFSARSGLSNVKFNYEYDDHFRLASIGGRIGGQNLPQQSFGYDERTGRLATIGQFEVMRGGDRQINATTVSDRTGTFMRTVNGRFLLMQLTLTIHRMEVFRMEFAHDLHGRIVQTRTYTRNVGVNTYTNVKNFTWDCDGQLVGVEAQEPWGFRYDDNGNMLSLTYRGNTIPMEYNAQDRIVKFGEGQYKYEPRGLVAQNAREERFHYNAKGLLIRATKRGRFDIRYFYDHLNRLITRKDNFGNVTQFFYTNQRRHSEISHIYSPRDGKLMSLTYDDRGSLIYAQVYRYRYYIATDQCGTPVMIFNQYGEGIREIMRSPYGHIVYDSNPYLYMPIDFCGGILDQVTSLVHMPDGKVYDPLIGQWMTPHWEHVDQRIRKPTKLHLYRYNGNDPINPPRQLQDHPRDHLDWLQLMGYDLDNMIPQASIASRFYQQRSWLENALASPNVLRRQYEERGGSGGINIGSGFMAHLMERSVRTRQDLLQLPDSFFGSSLKSDPLAIGPFRLGSGSDPPFGHGIIVSRVVADEPEGGYAIVSSVPAANPIYRDVYTSVFNRTRLLPFTFVVHNSLQDAFFFVKEDSWRAAEDRQQLKRLQGQVNTTFHDPVSAGGPGGPGGPGADRSPGGGAKPSAHQDVKIHTTNAIINLKYGTTSAKERQRLMHHAKLQAVRKAWHREKELLRSGLISSYEWNAQEMEEIIKNGYANLYEGEYVHDIDRYPELLEDPFNVRFTKKKVNQSRKRKRRDATDDDGPAGEV; encoded by the exons ATGACGATGAAATCGATGAAGTATAACGACTGCGACACCATCATGGACGGTTACAATCCGGCACCACCGCCACTGCCCCGGAGGGTACCGCCGGCGCGAAACATTTACGCGGAACCGTTTGCGACCGAATCCACCACGAACAG GTTTCGTATCGATAAAAGCTGTCAGCATCGTTGCTCCTGGAAGtgttttagcatcgccttaaTCTTGGTTACAATAATTCTGTCCGCAACACTGACGTATTTTGCAG CAACGAGCTCGATGAAGTCCAACCTCGACTCGGCCAACTGCATACTGGTGCAGGACGTGAAGACGGGCACGGCCGTCGACCAGACCGGCACGCCGATCGATTCGTCCAACTACGGGCTGCTGTCCGGCCCGTCGACCCTGAACCCGACGGAGGAGTCCCCGATCACCAGCACGCTCGACCACAACAGCTTCTCGACGCTGGGCGGCGGGCTGGGCGGTTCGGCCGGGGCacccggcggcggcggcaatgCCGCCCTGTCGACGTACAGCCGCCGCCCCGGCCAGGACCTAGCGCAccaggtgcagcagcagcagcagcagcaccagcagcaccagcagcagacgaCGCAGCTGTACAGCACGCCACACCAGCAGAAGTGGCCCGCGATCGTGGAGCTGCGCGAGTTTAACGAGGTGCACGCGTCCACCATCGCGCCGTTCCAGTTCTGGAACGTGGAGTTCCGCAACAAGCATCCCGCCTTCATACAGTTTAACTTCACGCTGCCGTGGGGCGCCAACTTCGCCATCTACGGGCGGCGAAACGTTGGGCCGACCGTGACGCAGTACGACTTTGTCGAGTTCATCAAGGGCGGCCGGGTCGACCACAAGCTGCGGCGGAAGCGCAgcatcggcggcggcggcttcTTCCAGAACGATCTGCTCGGTGCGCACTTCGACGGCAGCGTGCCGGAGGAAAACTCGTCCGCGTTCGAGACGATCCGGCACAACCAGTACGCGTTCGCGGACCTGCCGCTGGACGAGGTGGAGAAGCACATCATCTCGAAGCGGTCGGCGGACGGGGGCGCCGCCGGGCCCGGCGGTCCGTCCTCGTCGCTGCAGAAGATCGACCTGGAGGCGATGACGGTGAACGTGACGATCCTGCAGTACCTCGACATTGGCCGCTGGTACCTGTCGGTGTACAACGACGAGCTGCTGCCGCACACGGTTTCGCTGGTGGTCGGCGAGGCCGAGGGCGTGCACACCGCCTGCCCGAGCGACTGCTCCGGGCGGGGCTCGTGCTATCTCGGCAAATGTGACTGCATCGATGGATACCAGGGCAACGATTGTTCGATTA GCGTCTGTCCCGTGCTTTGTTCTGCCCACGGCCATTACGGTGGTGGCGTCTGTCACTGCGAGGAAGGATGGAAGGGTTCCGAGTGCGATATACCGGTGTCGGAGTGCGAGATGCCGACCTGCTCCAACCATGGTCGCTGCATCGAGGGCGACTGTCACTGCGAGCGTGGCTGGAAGGGACTGTTCTGCGAGCAAC AGGATTGTATCGACCACTCCTGCTCGGGCCACGGTACGTGCGTGTCGGGCCAGTGCTTCTGTAAGGCCGGCTGGCAGGGCGACGACTGTAGCATCGTCGACCAGCAGGTGTACCAGTGTCTGCCCGGCTGCTCCGACCACGGCACGTACGATCTCGACACCGGCTCCTGCATCTGCGATCGTCACTGGACGGGAATTGACTGTTCCCAGG CTGTGTGCAGCCTGGACTGTGGCCCCAACGGTATCTGTGAGAATGGACGGTGCCGGTGCGACGACGGCTGGACGGGCAGCCTGTGCGATCAGCTGATGTGCGATCCGCGCTGCGCCGAGCACGGCCAATGCAAGAACGGTACCTGCGTGTGCTCTCAAGGATGGAACGGGCGGCACTGTACGCTGC CCGGTTGCGTGAACGGATGCTCCCGCCACGGCCAGTGCACGATGGAGGACGGCGAGTACAAGTGCATCTGCGTGGAAGGCTGGGCCGGCAACGACTGCTCGATCGCGCTAGAGATGAGTTGCAAAGACAATATTGACAATGACAATG ATGGTATGACGGACTGTTCCGACAGCGAATGTTGCGTCCACTCGATCTGTGCGGAGCACATCATGTGCCTGGCGTCGAACGATCCGGTCGAGGTGCTGCTGCGCAAGCAGCCACCGTCCGTGACCGCCTCCTTCTACCAGCGCGTAAAGTTTCTGATCGAGGAAAACTCCGTTCAGTCGTACGCACACATGGACGAGTACAGCGAGAG tgaGTTCTGGAACTCGTTCACACCGTG CCGAGTGTCGGTCATGCGCGGGCAGGTGGTGACGCCGCAGGGTCTTGGCATCATCGGCATACGCGTGTCGGTGGATCGGGACTCGCGCTTTGGATTCACGCTCACCCGGCAGGGCGGATG GTTTGACGTGCTGGTGAATGGAGGTGGCGCCGTGACGCTCCAGTTTCAGCGTTCGCCGTTCCGGCCGCTTACACGCACAGTATTTGTACCCTGGAACCAA ATTGTCGTCCTGCCGCCAGTTCAGATGCAGATTAACGATAATGACGAGCACGATGACATCTCCTTCAT ATCGGTCCCATCCAACCTTGCGTACAGCTTCCTGAGCACATCGCACTACCGTTTCCTGGAGGATAATCCGTCGCCGATAGCCATCTGTCTCGAGCACGATCACGAGCTGTTGAGTCCCCATCTGACCAGCACCTGGATGCCGAATGGCATCGGTTCGGTTCCTGGTAAAAATTTCATCTTCGCAGAAACGCAG GTCGTGCAAGAGTCGCTCAAGATACCCGGGTCGGAGATACACCTGCTGTACAAATCGTCCCAAGCGTCCGGCTACCGGTCGATCGTGCGCATGCAGCTGACGCACGACCGCATCCCGGACACGCTCACGCACGTGCACGTCGGCGTCCAGATCGAGGGCTCGCTGCACGTGAAAACGTACGAGGCCGACCCGAACCTGCGGCACATCTTCGCCTGGAACAAGCGGAACGTGTTCAAGCAGAAGGTGTACGGGATCGCGATAGCCCGCATCTCGATCGGGTACGAGCACGCGACCTGCCGCGGCATCGTGTGGGAGACGCGCACGGTGAAGCTGCAGGGCTTCGACGTGGACATCTCCGACATCGGCGGCTGGGGGCTGGACATACACCATCACTACAACTTCCACGAGGGCATCCTGCAGAAGGGCGACGGGGCGACGATCCACCTGAAGGAGTTCCCGCGCATCGTGCGGGGCGTGCTGGGCGACGGGCAGCAGCGCACGCTGATGTGCCGTGACCACTGCAACGGGCTGTCGAAGAGCGGCCAGCTGCTGACGCCGGTCGCGCTAGCGTCCGGCCCGGACGGCAGCCTGTTCGTGGgcgacttcaacctgatccgGCGCATCACGACCAACGGCAGCATCTTCACGATCCTGCAGCTCGACACGACGCGCGTCTCCTACCAGTACTATCTGTCGGTGTCGCCCGCCGACGGCCAGCTGTACATTTCCGACTCGGAGAAGCACAAGATACTGAAGATCGTGTCGCTGGAGAACGTGGAGGACCCGTCCTCGAACTACGACGTGATCGTGGGCAGCGGCCAGCGGTGCATCCCGGGCGACGAGCAGAACTGTGGCGACGGGGGGCCCGCCATCGAGGCGCGCCTGTCCCATCCGAAAGGGTTGGCGATAGCGGCGGACCGCACGATGTACATTGCGGACGGGACGAACATACGGGCGGTCGATCCGAAGGGTACGATCCACACGCTGATCGGGCACCACGGTCACCAAAATCGGTGGAGCCCGGTACCGTGCCGGGGGGCGGCCCGCGCGATGCAGGTGCAGCTGCAGTGGCCAACGGCGCTCGCGCTGAACCCGCTCGACGGCTCGCTCTACTTCGTGGACGACCGGCTGGTGCTGAAGCTGACCTCCGACATGAAGGTGAAGGTGATCGCCGGCATACCGCTGCACTGCAACGAGGACCATCTGGCCGGCATGAACCGGACGGCGCCGGCCGAGGAACCGCTCGGCACCGTGCTGGCGATGGCGTTCGGCCCGAACGGCGACCTGTACGTGGCCGACACCAACTCGAAGCGCATCAACACGATCAAGGTGATCGAGTCGTCCACCGGCTTCATGAAGCAGTTTGCGGGCAAAATCGACCACGGAAG CCAAGAGTGCGATTGTCAGGGTAAAACGCTCAACTACTCGCGACGCAAGCCAGCGAACGGCACGAACGGCGGCCAGAGCCCCTCCAGCACGGACCGGGGAGCGGTCGGGCCGGACGGTAGCGGCGGTCCGTTCTGTGTGTGCCAGCACGCGAACGATACGGCCAGCGGGCGGAAGGAGTACCCCGACACGGCGTCCGCGTTCGGTGCGGCCAGCAATGGCGGTGCCGCCGGGGAAACGATCCTGTCCTCCAACATTCGCTTCCAGTCGATCTCGGCCATTGCGGTCGCCCAGGACGGTGTGATTAATGTGGCCGATCAAG GCTCGCTGCGAATCTTCGCCCTGGAGCACTATCTGCCCCAGCACGACAGCAACGGCGAGTTCCAGATACCGTACACGCCGCTGAACGAGCTGTACGTGTTCAACCGGTACGGGCAGCACATCGCGACGCGCGACCTGTCCACCGGCAAGTCGCGCTACTCCTTCCTCTACTCGAAGAACACCAGCTTCGGCAAGCTGTCGACGGTGACGGACAGCTCCGGCAACAAGATCCAGTTCCTGCGCGACTACAGCAACGTGGTCAGCTCGATCGAGAACGGGCAGGACTACAAGACCGAGCTGAAGATCTCGCCGAGCGGGCTGCTGACGAAGGTGAGCGCCCGGTCGGGCGGGGGCCGCAAGGTGGAGGTGCTGCTCGACTACGAGTCCAACAGTGGGCTGCTGATCAGCCGCACCGAGGGCCAGGAAAGCTTCATCTACCAGTACGACGACTTTGGCCGGTGCGTGAAGGTGATTGCGCCGAGCGGCGAGATCGTGCACGTGCACACGCTGTTCGACGACCGCTCGACCAAGCCGAAGCAGGAGGATCTGCTCGTGTCGGTGCAGAGCAGCATCCGGTCGGCGTTCGGGGCGCGCGGCGCCTCCAAGCCGACCGAGTACTCGATTACCGGCGGCATCCAGACGGTGTCGATAGCGCGCGGCGGCAAGGAAACGGTCGGGCGCATCGGCTCGATCAACCAGACGGTGTCGCTGTCGCTGCCGGCCGGCATACGGCTGGAGGCGTCCGCGGTCGCGACCCACCCGTGGCTGGAGCGGTTCCTGCCGACCGAGGCGGAGATGCTGCCGATGTGGTCCCACCAGTCGCTGCACGTGGGCGACCGGGCGGCGAACGACCTGTACTCCAGCTACGCCCTGTCCGCGATGGGCTGCAATGGGGGAGggaccgagcagcagcagcagcagcagcaccacggccgtggagcagcagcagcagcagccgcctcCGCCAGCGGTGGCCCCAAGGGCGAGAAGATGCTCTGCCGCGACATCTTCGTGAACGATGGCAAGAAGCTGCGCATCGAGTACGATCCGATTGCGCAGCGGGAAATTTTGCGCGACCGGGACAACGAGGTCATACTGGTGGTGTCGTACGACCAGTCCGGCCTGCCGACGATGTTTTCGCCCGGCGCGGGCGACGTCTACTACCCGCTCAACATTACGTACGATCGGTTCAACCGGATCGAGGGCTGGCAGTGGGGCCCGTCCGAGCTGAAGTACAACTACGACCGGCAGGGCCGGCTGGCGGAGGTGAGCAGCCTGCAGGACGGCATCGTCTCGTACAGCTACAACGAGGGCAACCTGCTCGAGATGATCTCGCTCGGCAGCCAGCGCAAGTACAAGCTGGTGTACGACCGGAACGGGGGCCTGCGGGAGATAGTGCTGCCGAGCGGCACCAAGCACACGTTCAGCCTGCAGCCGTCGATCGGCTTCCTGCGCTTCACGTACAACCCGCCGGGCAGCTCGCGCTCCTACCTACAGCACTACTCGCACAGCGGTGTGCTGCTGCAGACGGTGTTCCCGGGCGATGGGGCCCGCATCGTCTACCGGTACGACGACGAGGACCGCATCTCGGAGATCGTGCACGGGGACGGGCGGGACGAGTTCCTGTACCAGAGCGGGGCGCCCGCCTGCGAGCTGCCGATGGCGATCATCCACACCGAGCGCGACCTGGAGTTCCGGTGGGACTTTGACTGTGTCggcgagctgctgctcgagGAGCGGATCGACTTTTCCGCCCGCAGCGGCCTGTCGAACGTGAAGTTTAACTACGAGTACGACGACCACTTCCGGCTCGCCTCGATCGGTGGCCGCATCGGGGGACAGAATCTGCCCCAGCAGTCGTTCGGGTACGACGAGCGGACGGGCCGGCTCGCCACGATCGGCCAGTTCGAGGTGATGCGGGGCGGCGACCGGCAGATCAATGCGACGACGGTCAGCGACCGGACCGGCACGTTCATGCGCACGGTCAACGGGAGGTTTCTGCTGATGCAGCTGACGCTCACCATCCACCGGATGGAGGTGTTCCGCATGGAGTTTGCGCACGATCTGCACGGCCGCATCGTGCAGACGCGCACATACACGCGCAACGTCGGCGTGAACACGTACACGAACGTGAAGAACTTTACGTGGGACTGCGACGGGCAGCTGGTCGGCGTGGAGGCCCAGGAACCGTGGGGCTTCCGGTACGACGACAACGGCAACATGCTGTCGCTCACGTACCGCGGCAACACGATCCCGATGGAGTACAACGCGCAGGACCGGATAGTGAAGTTCGGCGAGGGGCAGTACAAGTACGAGCCGCGCGGGCTGGTCGCGCAGAACGCGCGCGAGGAGCGCTTCCACTACAACGCGAAGGGGCTGCTGATACGGGCGACCAAGCGGGGCCGGTTCGACATACGCTACTTCTACGACCATCTCAATCGGCTGATCACGCGCAAGGACAACTTTGGCAACGTGACGCAGTTCTTCTACACGAACCAGCGCCGGCACAGCGAGATCAGCCACATCTATTCGCCGCGCGACGGCAAGCTGATGTCGCTCACGTACGACGACCGCGGGTCGCTGATCTACGCGCAGGTGTACCGGTACCGGTACTACATCGCGACCGACCAGTGCGGCACGCCGGTCATGATCTTCAACCAGTACGGCGAGGGCATCCGGGAGATAATGCGCTCCCCGTACGGCCACATCGTGTACGACTCGAACCCGTACCTCTACATGCCGATCGACTTCTGTGGCGGTATACTGGATCAG GTCACCTCGCTCGTGCACATGCCGGACGGGAAGGTGTACGACCCGCTGATCGGGCAGTGGATGACGCCGCACTGGGAGCACGTGGACCAGCGCATCCGCAAGCCGACCAAGCTGCACCTGTACCGGTACAACGGGAACGATCCGATCAATCCGCCCCGGCAGCTGCAGGACCACCCGCGCGACCATCTCGACTGGCTGCAGCTGATGGGGTACGATCTGGACAACATGATACCGCAGGCGTCGATCGCGAGCCGGTTCTACCAGCAGCGCAGCTGGCTGGAGAATGCGCTCGCCTCGCCGAACGTGCTGCGCCGGCAGTACGAGGAGCGGGGCGGCTCGGGCGGCATCAACATCGGGTCCGGCTTCATGGCCCACCTGATGGAGCGGTCGGTGCGCACGCGCCAGGACCTGCTCCAGCTGCCGGACAGCTTCTTCGGCTCCAGCCTCAAGTCGGACCCGCTCGCGATCGGGCCGTTCCGGCTCGGCTCCGGTTCGGATCCACCGTTCGGGCACGGCATCATCGTGTCGCGCGTCGTCGCCGACGAGCCGGAGGGTGGCTACGCGATCGTGTCGAGCGTGCCGGCCGCGAACCCGATCTACCGGGACGTGTACACGTCCGTGTTTAACCGCACCCGGCTGCTGCCGTTCACGTTCGTCGTGCACAACTCGCTGCAGGACGCGTTCTTCTTCGTGAAGGAGGACTCGTGGCGGGCGGCCGAGGACCGGCAGCAGCTGAAGCGGCTGCAGGGCCAGGTCAACACCACCTTCCACGATCCGGTGTCGGCGGGCGGGCCGGGCGGCCCCGGCGGTCCCGGCGCGGACCGGTCGCCCGGCGGTGGGGCGAAACCGTCCGCCCACCAGGACGTGAAGATACACACGACGAACGCGATCATCAACCTGAAGTACGGCACGACGTCGGCGAAGGAGCGCCAGCGGCTGATGCATCACGCGAAGCTGCAGGCGGTGCGGAAGGCGTGGCACCGGGAGAAGGAGCTGCTGCGCAGCGGGCTCATCTCGAGCTACGAGTGGAACGCGCAGGAGATGGAGGAGATCATCAAGAACGGGTACGCGAACCTGTACGAGGGCGAGTACGTGCACGACATCGACCGCTATCCGGAGCTGCTCGAGGACCCGTTCAACGTGCGCTTCACCAAGAAGAAGGTGAACCAGTCGCGCAAGCGCAAGCGAAGAGACGCCACCGACGATGACGGTCCCGCTGGCGAGGTTTAG